CTGGCCACCAGCCGGCCTGCAGGGAAACATAACTGGTTCAGTTTCAGGTTTAGGAGCTGAGCTGTGACCTCTCTGTAGGCCAGTAGCACCCCTCTGTGGTGACAAACAGGAACTACAGGACCGAAGACGGAGACAAACTCACCATCCTTGGTGTCGAGACATTTCCTCAGGTTTTCATTGACGAGAGGGGTTTTGTTCTGAAGACAACAGATACTGTTAGACAGACGATGATCTGAAATGTGGATGAAAACAGAATAAGACTCACCTCCAGCCGGTCCTGGTCCTCCATGGCCAGAAACACAGCTGCCCTCATCTCTGCCTGcaggagacagaaacagaaatccTCTCTCATCACTTCAGGTTTATAAACTTGTCGCTCTCTTCACCTTCAGCTGAGAATCAACCTGAAGTTCAAaacatttgttattttaaacagGATGTGATGCTTCATGTTTCATCataagaaaaatacttttagtTTCCGAAGTTCAATGCTATGAGCTTCCAGCAAGATCAGTGCGTTACTTCCTCCAGAGGGTTGGGCTGGATCAGAAACAACTAAGAAAGCACCGGAGACATGCAGTAGCCGCAGCAGCTGAGTCCAGCTCAAGATGGCTGTGTCTGCGCCCACACTGGGAACCCTTCTGCAGGTGAAGTCTAATCAGTCTTTCCTGCCCCACTCAGGCGATGAGTACAGGTCAGGAGGGGAAACACCTGCAAGGTCCCTGCTGACGATGCAGAAGGGTTTCCACTGATGCGGTTGCTCAAAGACCACCGTAGCGTAGTTCCTGCAACTGCTGCTTGTAGCAAAGCATCTCCCATGTTTGTTTCGCCCTACAAAttattacattgtttttatttcatgaaataaattatttcttttttctattgtttttatttatttttacccaaatatggaggactgaaactgcctaaattgaaaataaatacagaaacataaaaatgtctcaACAAACTAATTAATatgcattaataaataatgcaaaaaatattgaaatattcaTTTTTCCATCAAGTAATTTACAGTAATgccacattcattcattatctgtaccacttagtccatgAGACACCAGACCGCTGGCCTGCCCTGCTGCAGCTTCTTAATCAGTCAACTAAGAGCACCAACCCTCATGACAGACAGGCTGGCCTCCTGAATAAGGTGATAGAGTCCAACCCTGAACCTTTCAAGCCTCATTACTGTGAACTGCTACAGCTGTTCCCTACTGTGTTGCAGGACCTCAACAACCCAACAGCTTTGTACTACTGCATCCTCATGATTACAGCTACACTGGCACAGATGAAATTAAGCTGATGGAGTCTATCATCCTAAATTTGATTGTTGCTCTAAAGCACCTCATCAAGGCCGATCAGGATCAAGCCAGTGAGGCTATGGAGGTGTTTATAGAGCTCATGGAGAttgaggtgtccattatcatgcCTCATGTGGCGTACATTGTCCTTTCCTGCCTGGAGGTGGGCAGCAACACGGAATAGAGCGACTACTGAAAGTGCTCTCCTGCATCACTTTCCTTATCAAGCTAGAGAGTAAGACGGTGTAGTAATGCCACATGAACTGataattctgttttaattttaaaatgttttaatttaactctGTATAAACACAACTATTTATATACTTTGCCATTTGAttttagttgtatttattttttaacagattttttttaaactttcttcttttatttttctccctaAAATGATGTAAGTTGTGTAAGTTGCATTTCTTCCCGCTTGCATTTATTTCTCGaagtgtatttatttctgtctacATTTGTGTATGCATTTACCCATTGTTATGTAAAGGGGGGTTAAGGCGTGTCCTGCGGTCAGGAATGTCACATTCTTATAAATCACTTGAAGGAACAACTTCCAAACTAAACTAATTTAGGCATTTTAACTCATAACACAACATTTTGGGATTTTGTATTGTAAGTAATAATCATGAAGCACATGTCTGAAAATAACAGTATCAGGTAACATCATCGTCCATCCAGTCATCCTAAACAAAAAACCGAATCTGACACCGCTGCTGAGGAAACAGCTCAGACAACGCTGCAGACAACTCGTCAGATGTCTGCATTGATGAACATGAAGTCATTCTGAAGAGCAGCATGAACCAGTAACTAACCACAACTAGCTGACACTGTTATCTCTCGGTGAGATAAACTAAACCTCTGACACTTCCACATAAAAAGTTAGCAGAAACTTCGCCATCCGTTAGCAATCAGGAGCTAAGCCATGCTAACTAAGAAGCTAACATGAACCTATCAAAGCTATTCGGAACAAAGTTCTGGCGTCGGTTCGGACCTTCAGCTTGTTAAGAACTCCGCTGTTCTCCAGGTTCTGGATCAGCAGGTCCCTCAGCTCCGTGTCGTCCTCAGCGGCTGACATGATTAGTTGAAGCTAAGATAGTAAGCTAACCTCTGCTACCAGGACaacagaccaaaacaaacagACCGGAAAcgcttcttcttctgctgctgcttctcatCCGGGTCTTATCAGCGTGTTACCGCCATCTACAGGAGAAAAGACGGTAGTCGACGTGGAAATAAAACTGTTctgtttattaattaatttaatttataacagCGCTTTCTTTATCCACATGACGTTAATCAACACTGATTATTTTCCTCTTCAAAAACTCAAGTGTTTTTAATTCTACTACCTTTGTTCAGTTGTTTCGTCTTATTTAATCTTATCTGCCCTGAATTTGAATAAGttgagaaagtacaaaaaaatcacttaaagaACAAGAAGCAGTTATTCTTCAATTTCCTTTGACTTTTATTTCACTGCACAGACAATGAActtaacatttttcattgtgtgtcttttcatcttcatttttttaaattcatccaTTTTTAGCCAACATCGCAGACCTGCAGTGCATACCAGAAAAAGCTGGTTCAGTCAATCTTTTATCTTCAATTCCATTTCTCCTCCCAACACTATGACATTTTGAGAATGAGGAAACCAGGTGATGAAAAGTTTCAAGTGGTTTTGTCCCATtcctaaaaacacatctttaggTGTTCAGCAGGGTCAAGGTAGTTTTAAAATTCTCCAACACTCTCTAGGGACAGGTTGTGACTGCAGTATCCTCTTTTTCCTCAGTAATACTGCTATAATGAATGTGGTTCTTCATGGTCTCGTTGGATGTCTCTGAAAAAGCTGTGGGGTGCTGATGACATGCTGTAAATTCTTGGTGAACCTTTCAAAGCTGCAGAATACTGACTCAATATCAGAACTTGGTTTTTGGACGTGATGCTGatcagtgtttttgttctttgctcAAGGATTAAGTTAGCAAAGTATTTAGAAAAAAGAGGCATTAATGATAAATTTAAAtcagaaaatcttaaaaatttgaatttgggggttctctctctctctctctctttgttaaATTGTTAAATACTGGTAAATCTAAGGTCTGAGCAATCCAGTTTAATGCAGAGCATCAGATCTTCACCTCTGAGCCAAAAAGTACAAATGAATATGGAGGCCTTAAATGTGTGGACGTCCAAATACCGATAACAAGAAACCGAGAAGTCTGTGACGTCATACAACCGCCAAAAAtccagagaagaggaggaggagggcgaAGGGTGGAGGTCACAGggataaaagcataaaaagccGGAGAAAGGGTAATTGTGAGGGGAGAGTGAGAATAAAAGCTGGAGGAGGGACCTAAAGAGATGGATGAgggggaggagagagagagagagtgattcagagggaggagggggagacAGCCAGACtgggtggaggaggaagaggacgacGCATAGATAGACAAACAGACTGAGGACCAGACTCCTGGAGGATCCGCCGCCGcctcacagctgctgctgccgcCGGATACACGCGCAGCTCACCCGGAGCCATGGCCGACGAAAGCGCCCAATTTACGGCCTGCACCGGCTCCAGCCTCCTGCAGCCGGTCAGCGAGATCACCAACCTGCCGCTGGACCAGGTAAGACTTGCCGGCGCATCTTCCCCAGCATCAGCCCGGGGCCGAGCCTCGGAGCCCGGCAGCGGCCGCTCCGGAGCTCCGTGGCGGGGACCGGATCTCCGATCCGAGGCAAGGCGGTCTGTTATGGATGGAGGCCGCGCGCAGAATCCAGGTCTGTGATGTAATGATGTTTTCTAATGACAAACAAAaagtgtgtgcatatgtgtggaTGTGCGCGTGCGCGGCAGAGAAGACGTGCGTCTTTGTGCCGCTTCTTTGGAGGCGATAATCGGAATAAACGCGAGCATCTGACTGAAAGCAAAAGGTTTACACAACAGCGATCCGAAttcaggaagaggaggaggaggaagagctcATCAATAATCGGACCGTTTATTATCTGACACTTGGTCCAGTCAAATGAATCTAACACGCTGAAACCGACTGGTTGGAAATTGAAAGAAATACTCgctacaaataaacaaaatattttctgaatCTTAGCTGCTTCAGTCCTGTGGGCCCCTCCACAGGGTCAGCAGGAAGAAGCTGCAAGAGACTCATTTGATTAAATCCTCAATCTCGAGCTGCAGCATCGTGTTACTGATGTTAAACTGAGCCACATATTTACAGATCACTCAGTTTAATCAGCGCACCGATGATCAGATCATTAAATTATCTGCTGTTAGCTGATCAATCATGTGGAGGAAACTTCTGGAAACGTGCTGGCCTGTTTGCTAGAAACAGTAAAATTGCATAACTGGACATCAGAAACTCAAAGAGAAGTTGTGACAcgaggagaagaaaaagaagctttaAACGTTGCTTTGAGAGACAGAAAAGCAACAAATGAgctgttttttattatcaaaCAAGTGAAGCTGTTGATTATTGATTGAATTCTGATTGTCAGTAAGAATACTCTTCTCTTCTTGACTAGAGCCTCCTGTACAGGGGTCAGCATGATATAcgtgcagtacagaagatgtttgcacacactaggaagcagcaatgctaacacgTAGCATAGCAAAAAGacagagaaactcagctaaaataCTCTACcacaaaccacacacagttCAAACTTCAAGCAGTTACATGGGGATGTTAGAAAACATGATAATAGCACTGTCCACtctagagcttctgctaatttctccacacaaacaaggagtcacatcAAGATGTCTCATCACTGCCGACAGAGAGCTAGCAGCCTCGTGCATCATGTCTCactttgtggtgaaaagtttgattccagctctaaaaaaaactctgctaatgtgttttCATCTGACTCTGCCTTTGCTTGggatgaatcatgaaggtcctgctagtttccatggagatgaaggaggttttatagtgaagcaTTCAATCTTCCTATcagactatcttgggcttctcTTCTTTCTGGGTCCTCGTGGTGTTTCTAGGGTGAATTTAGATCTCTGAATTCTCCTAAATCTGAACTgttcaggttcactttttaactttttactaATTTCTCATCAGATATCACTTTACTAACCTGCAAAgtacacagtaacacatattgTGATTCTGATACGTCTGTAGTAATACCACATACCACATTTCTTTTTAGaccttttactttatttgttttgggtATATCGTTTCAGACAGGAGAAATAGACCTCTTTTAAAAGAGGTTAATTGTGTgagatatttaataaatatatttaataaaaacacctCTCTgagtaataaaagaaataaaaattatgatatatgttgtatattttatataatttaaaaaaaagtctaagaCAGAAGTTTAAACTGGATCCACTTCAGGTTCCACCTCCGGATGGAGTAAATTCTTAACAGGTGATCCACCTGCAGGGTCACAGGTActgtgctctgattggctgagagcCAGGTCTGAACCTGCTCGGCTCCGGTTCTGTTTGGGCTGAAGTCCATGTGTCTGTGGTTTCTCTGCGGAGCTTCGGCTGAGTAATCGCTCAATTTACACGCCGTCCATTATTCATGACACGCACTGACACTCAGATTACAGACGCATCAGATGCTCCTGAACGCAGCGTGGAGTGTGATGGAGAGCCTCCTCAGCAGCTGGTGACTGGCGGTGTGTTCGGATGTTGTAGTAAATCTCCCACCTGCAGTCTGATCCTGATCATAGCGAAGtgagctgcagttattgatcaTGAAGGTCTGGACGATCAGGTTCCTCCCCGGTCTGGAGCACCTTGTGGACTGGACTCTTTAACGGGTCTGAAATGAGATTAAATGGTTTCTGATGTGTAACTGAGAGCATCGTGGTGAGGCACTTTGGATGAGAGCTCTGTTCATGTTTCCAGCCAGATGacgcctcctcctcttcctcctcctcgtctGGACTTCAGCTTTCGGTCTGTAAATTGATCATTTcatgcctcctcctcctcttcctcacacaccTGATCTGTTCCCTCTGCAGGTGAACTTCGTGGTGTGCCAGCTCTGCGCTTTGATCTCGGCCTTCTGGTTCCGGCTCTTCCTCcatcccagtaaaaccagtccCTTCATCAGGCATGTGGTGGCGACTGTGCTAGGAATATACTTCGCTCTGTTCTGCTTCGGCTGGTAAGACTGAGGAAGACTCCGATCTTCAGCGCAGGCATCAGAAATTCTCACCAgaccacaaaacaacaaactcaGGAAAATGTCTTCTTCCTCTGAGCCTCAGAGCTTTAGAAGACTGAaactcttcatcttcatcatcataaaCCCTCACACCATTCTGTTTGCATCCCCTTAACAGACAGAAGGTCCAAATTTAAGCCCATCAGCCAGAAAACTTTGGTGAAAATAAgtcatcatcctcctctcttcatttttatattctCCCTATAACCTTCTTTAACCCTTTTACACacagtgtccactacagtgaaACTTATTTAAACACTGTAAAGGATGGTATATTTGCACATTAATATCTTCATTGGACATTTGTCAGTCATTCAGCGTCCTGCCACTctctcaaaataaataaatataaaatttaatgtacatatattgtaattaccaagtttgcctcggtgataaacaggaaaaggaAATGATCCAGCTATATGTTTCTAGAATAGTTATATCATGTAAAAATGGCAGAATactatgttttaaatatttttatagaataacAAAAAGttagaataaatgaaaagtaaagaaaagcaTCAGTGTGCTTGTCTGCAGAAGTAAAATTtgcaggaattttttttattaacagctTTACAGATTCTTGCTgcttaacagttgttttgatgtCTGTCAGTCAGGATTTGgacatcacagcactgaaactgtCCTCGTCAAAGtcttaaacaacatttaaacaacaGCCATCTAAGCACAGACAGCAGCAGAAGTCTCAGTTCTGCTTTAGACACAGTCGACCAGAATATCCTGTTAGACAGGAAGTATTTCGTACCATCTGGTAACTATAGATCTACTCAAAAAATGacgtggagttccccaaggctccatgttGGCCCCCctattgttcagcatctacatgctcccactagctcagatcatggaaacaaaccaaatatgTGATCATAGTTATGTTGACGACACTCAGTTTTATATCACTGTCTCGCCAGGGGACTCTGGTCCCAGGCAAAGCTTGGATGTTTTAGACTTTtattcagctaaataaagaagcaacattttttattttgtttcgaACCAAAGATGAGCATCTGAACATTAGTACCCAGTTTCAGTCATGTTAAAACCAACAGCTCAATCCAAAAAATCTCATTTatcagctttttaccagctgaAGAATAAATCCAGAATAAGTGGCCTGATGGCTCACCGTGATTTAGAAAAAACCTCTTCAACTTCTATTGTAAGTTGTCTTAACTACTGTCACAGAGTTTACGGTACTTCTGAGATCATCTGGGCCAAGTTTTCTTTCCACCCTGAGTTCaaactaaacatttagtttttctgcttttgatatctggaacaaactaccagaaaccATGAATTCTGATCCAAACTTTAGTTCTTTTAAATCGAGTCctaaacttttattttcagccGCTTTTATTTGagagtttttatttgtgtttttaagataATATCTTGCATAATATCTTGTACAataacagtgatgatgatgatgatgatgatgatcctgCAGAATATGTACCTCACTGTATATATTTTGTTAacagtttctctctgttttacctttttctgtttctattttatttcttttattctgttttagtttGCTCTAAAGCgtttaatgatttatgtaaagcgaATTGTCTTATACATGAAATTTTCCTTCATCATGTAGgactttttgtttctgttatgttctgcAGGTACGCGCTTCACTTCCTGGTTCAGAGTGGACTCACCTACGGCATCATGATCCTGACCGGAGTGGAGCACATGCACAAGTGAGCTTCATATAGTTTTTACAGATCAGTGTGGAGTCTGAAGGTTTGATGGCGTCTTTGTTTGCAGGATCTGAAGGACCCATGAAAAAGAACCTCAGTTAGATCCTTTTTAATCTCCCAGGTGGACAGAAAAGGAGTTGGAACCCTAAAACATGCTGGGATGGcttgaaaaacacacaaacaaaaaaacaatataattatttttttcctcttttccttcaTTACGGCCATGAAGCTACAGTTCATATCACTTCATTTGtaaatattcattattttttacatttcagacCTAAAACACCCCACACATGTTTGGATGGGAGCAGTTCAGAGTGATAACACTGTTATTCCAAACAGGTGGTTTGAGGACCAGAGATGTTCAGAAGATCTGTAGTTTGCCTCCAAAAGTGAGGAAATCattgaacaataaaacaaagttcCTCAAAGAAAGACCAAAGAGATTTCCATATTTCTCCCTCTACAGTCAGAATATTATTAAAGCATTCAAACAATCTGGGagattttcagtgtttaaagGACAAGGAAGCAAGTTCAAGCTGGACACCGTGATCTCTGATCCCTCAGATGAACCAGCATCCagaaccatcatcatcatcagcggATAGAAGCTCATGAACAAGGATTACTGTGGAAACCTTCATCAAACTTTACAATATAGATGCTACTTCAGACTTTATTGAGCCAGGAGCAGCGTTGACTTCTCTGGACTCGGAGGAATCTGGGATGGACCATCACACAGTGGATACCTGGATTGTGGTCAGACAAATCAGTGTTCCAGATCTTTGTTGGAAAAATGGagcaaagaggaaaagaaatgtcCAGACTGTTCGGAAAAAGTCTAAAAGACCGGttctgtgatggtgtggggctggatcagggttctgtgatggttagGGGtcaggtcagggttctgtgatggttagGGGtcaggtcagggttctgtgatggttaagggtcaggtctgggttctgtgatggttaagggtcaggtctaggttctgTGATGTTAGGGGtcaggtcagggttctgtgatggttaaGGGtcaggtcagggttctgtgatggttaagggtcagggttctgtgatggttaagggtcagggttctgtggtggttaagggtcagggttctgtgatggttaggggtcaggtctgggttctgtgatggttaaGGGtcaggtcagggttctgtgatgtttAAGGGtcaggtcagggttctgtgatggttaaGGGtcaggtcagggttctgtgatggttaagggtcaggtctaggttctgTGATGTTAGGGGtcaggtcagggttctgtgatggttaaGGGtcaggtcagggttctgtgatggttaaGGGTCAGGTTACGGTTCTGTGATGGTTAGGGGTCAGGTctgggttctgtgatggttaaGGGtcaggtcagggttctgtgatggttaagggtcagggttctgtgatggttaagggtcagggttctgtgatggttaagggtcagggttctgtgatggttaagggtcagggttctgtgatggttaagggtcagggttctgtggtggttaagggtcggggttctgtgatggtgtgGGTAGAAATGAACTACTGGAGAAATAAGGAATGTCGTTgacggtgatgatgatgatgatgatggtctgACAGTCATGTCTGTGGCTTGCTGCAGGTACTGCCTCGTGGTGGCTCTCAGCTATCTGAGTCTGTGTCAGATCACCCGGGTCTACGTCTTCGACTATGGCATGTATTCTGCAGACTTCACCGGGTAAGACAGCTACACCTGAAATAGGTTTGCATCATGTTGGTGGAGTCTGACTCACTGCTGCTCTTCTCTTTCAGCCCCATGATGGTGATCACTCAGAAAATCACCAGCCTGGCGTTTGAAATCCATGACGGTAAGCTGGGACTGTAGTTTTTGGCTGGTGGAGGTTTGATGTTCAGACTTCCATTTTACtcttaaattttctgtttttctgacagGAATGGCTCGGAAGGAGGAGCACCTGACTGCAGGACAGAAGATTTTGGCCATAAGGTTTGTCTCCATGAGTTCTGGCGCAGCATCAGGAACCTGGTCTGAAGGTACAGAAGAAccagtttgttcttgttttcagGCGGATGCCCAGTCTGCTCGAGTACTTTAGCTACAACTGTAACTTCATGGGGATCCTGGCTGGACCCACCTGTTCCTACAACGACTACATCGCCTTTATCGAAGGAGACCCACGCCGCCACAGAGACCAGACCACCGACGGGAAGTCAAAGAGCAAGATGAGCCAGAGCGAACCATCACCAAACGTAGGTCACATGGTTGTTTTCATGTCACTAATACAGTTAAATTCAGATCAAGCTGCAGTAATTGTTTTAACTCCAAACACCTTAGAAACAATCTGACCATGTAGTCAATCTGATGGCATCTCCCTGGCTACCTAAGTTAACTAGAACAGCTTGGAAAGAAATGATCATGTGGACCCCTTCTTACCTCTGActttattaaccctttaacaccCAAAGTCTCATATCTGATGTAGTTTCTGAAACttattgcatcactttatggtaaaaacccTGTTGTAAACAATCTGATACTcatcttctgccccctggtgggtACCTTTTGTACTACAATAATTCAGACATCACACAGTAATAGTGGTAcgtataaaattttatttatttattttttttttttttagttagttaCCTTTTGCTAATGAACCAAATAAAGACTCAGACTTGGAAGATTAAAACATTACTTTCCTCCCTGTGGAGTCCCCCTCAGCTCTTTGTTGAAAAATTAACCTGTGTAGGAGCTGCTAATTAACATCGTagaggattaaaataaaaacatatttaacttAGCTAAAATTACGCGGTGAGATGAGTATGTTGAGTCGTTAAGGGAGCGTTTAGCCTAGGGTTTATGACTGATGCTATAACTGGCCACCAGGGTGCACTGCAGATACAGGACTTTGGCTTGTTGACTTGCAGGTTTGTTTCCTCCCTGGATTTAGAAGGTAGAGAAAACTAAACCAGAACAAATGTGTGTCTCCTCAGATGGAAGTTGTCCGTAAAGTGGCCACCTCCTTCTTCTGCCTCCTGGTCTTCCTGTCGGTGTGTAAGGTTTTCCCCGTGGAGCGGAACATCGAGGACGACTTCATTGCCAACACACCTTTCTACGCTCAGGTGGTTTACCTGTATCTGTCCATGGTGACCACCAGACCCAAGTACTATTTTGTGTGGACGCTCGGTGGGTGACTGAAACCTTTGTCCTGTTTGTTGTTAAGACAACAGTTTGTTGATAGTTTCTAAAACTGTTAGAAAGTCTAATGAATCTCTCACCTGAATAACAGCTGATGCCATCAACAATGCTGCCGGTTTCGGCTTCAACGGCTACGACAGTAATGGTTCTCCTCGCTGGGACCTCATCTCCAACCTGAGGATCCTCAACATAGAGGTGAGAATTGCCTCTAACACCTAAACAATGTTTATTACCAGTGTAACATCTGAAACAGCAGGGAGTCTGATCAGATGTTTTCTCCAGTTTGCCACCAGCTTCAAAGTTTTCCTGGACAACTGGAACATTCAGACGGCACACTGGCTCAAAAGGTCCGTCTGAAAATTTAATCCACTCTGAATGTTAACATGTGTCATGCTGTATAGAATATCAAGCATGTTTCTGTTTGACTTCTGATCTTTGGTAAACAGGGTGTGTTATGAGCGATGTCCCTACCACCCGACAGCCGCCACCTTCATCCTGTCTGCCATGTGGCACGGAGCCTATCCAGGATACTACCTCACCTTCCTCACCGGAATCGTCATAACGCTAGCTGCTAGAGCGGTGAGCTGCCCCtgctagctgttagcttagcttactAACAGCCACACAGTTATATCTACACACTCCTCATGTATGAGATTACCACCACTAAACGGTAAAGTAAAAAACCTTGGTCATCTCATTACAACAGCCCAGCCTGCTGCTGAGGCTTCGGTTAATGTTCTCCTGGAAAACCTCTGGTCCTCCAATCCATATGAATGTTGAGCCCTTTTCACATGAGACACGTGACATTACTGGCTTCAGAACTCAGTTAAAGCAAAGCCATTCAGCCGTTCATATGTTGGTCACTTTTTGGTTCTTGTTTCTCACTATTCCTTCAGTAATGGCTGAAAAAGTGAT
The sequence above is drawn from the Melanotaenia boesemani isolate fMelBoe1 chromosome 22, fMelBoe1.pri, whole genome shotgun sequence genome and encodes:
- the mboat2b gene encoding lysophospholipid acyltransferase 2b isoform X2, translating into MEAARRIQVNFVVCQLCALISAFWFRLFLHPSKTSPFIRHVVATVLGIYFALFCFGWYALHFLVQSGLTYGIMILTGVEHMHKYCLVVALSYLSLCQITRVYVFDYGMYSADFTGPMMVITQKITSLAFEIHDGMARKEEHLTAGQKILAIRRMPSLLEYFSYNCNFMGILAGPTCSYNDYIAFIEGDPRRHRDQTTDGKSKSKMSQSEPSPNMEVVRKVATSFFCLLVFLSVCKVFPVERNIEDDFIANTPFYAQVVYLYLSMVTTRPKYYFVWTLADAINNAAGFGFNGYDSNGSPRWDLISNLRILNIEFATSFKVFLDNWNIQTAHWLKRVCYERCPYHPTAATFILSAMWHGAYPGYYLTFLTGIVITLAARAVRHNVRPYFLQSTTHKLVYDVITWAATQIAICYTVVPFVLLSVGPSLKFYRSWCFSLHIGCVLLAVMLPVKPRHLRLKDQKTCHQGQVQSPLEAADSTYSQKEKTT
- the mboat2b gene encoding lysophospholipid acyltransferase 2b isoform X1 encodes the protein MADESAQFTACTGSSLLQPVSEITNLPLDQVNFVVCQLCALISAFWFRLFLHPSKTSPFIRHVVATVLGIYFALFCFGWYALHFLVQSGLTYGIMILTGVEHMHKYCLVVALSYLSLCQITRVYVFDYGMYSADFTGPMMVITQKITSLAFEIHDGMARKEEHLTAGQKILAIRRMPSLLEYFSYNCNFMGILAGPTCSYNDYIAFIEGDPRRHRDQTTDGKSKSKMSQSEPSPNMEVVRKVATSFFCLLVFLSVCKVFPVERNIEDDFIANTPFYAQVVYLYLSMVTTRPKYYFVWTLADAINNAAGFGFNGYDSNGSPRWDLISNLRILNIEFATSFKVFLDNWNIQTAHWLKRVCYERCPYHPTAATFILSAMWHGAYPGYYLTFLTGIVITLAARAVRHNVRPYFLQSTTHKLVYDVITWAATQIAICYTVVPFVLLSVGPSLKFYRSWCFSLHIGCVLLAVMLPVKPRHLRLKDQKTCHQGQVQSPLEAADSTYSQKEKTT